GGCTAGGATAATCAAACGAGTGTCATCAACGTAAAAGATGATCAGCCCCCACATAAATACACTGGGTAGTATAAGAGCAATATAAACTCGCCAAAATACCGCTAAGCTCGAGATAGCGCCGCCAAACAGTCCGAATTGCAGCCCCATTAATACGATAACCTGCGTGGTATTATGAAGATTAGTAGTAAAAGCTTTACCAATAGCCATAGCCCATAAGCAGCCTATCGCTAATGTACAAATTAGTAGAATATTATAGGCACTATAATGGGTTAAGTAGTCTGAAAGACGATTATTAGGCAAATGGGTTGATAATGAGGAAGGCAAAGAGCTTTCGGTTGCCGACTTATCATTAGATATAGCAACAAATATATTAGAGGATGATACAGGGTTAAGGGGAATAGAGTTGGCTAAGGTTTTGATTTTTCTCCAGCTAAACCAGCACACGCCAATGATAGTAATGTGAAAAAATATCCAAGCCATTATCAGCATTTTTGCGGCACGCAGCTCAGCTACAGGTACGTTAGGCAGTAGCCTTATAAAGACTATTGTCCCCAAGCAACTGATTATAATAAAAAAGATTAAAAGAGTAGCGAATCGTCTTTTTAAAAACTGGGTATCAAGCGCGTCTGATTTTTTGAAGATATGCTGCCAAAATGCCCAGCATATGGCGATGATAGTTGTATGGTAGGCCAACCAAATAATATTTAGTATTTTTTGATTGGTCTCTAGATCCAGCGTTATGAACATCGTGACAAAAAAGCACAGGCTAGAAAATATAGTACCGGCTAGCGAAAGCGGGAGGTGTTGGCGAATTAGACTGGTTTTCTCGGCCAATATTCTTTCGGCTTCGAGAGCATTTTGCGCATATTGTCGTAAGGCTTCAATATCGTCTATTAGCTTCATAAGCGCTTCTACCTTACCAGTAACTTATCAAGAGCTTTGAGTTTATTCTTGGCGAGCAAGGTAGCCCGCTTGCTGGGCTACAAGGATAATTTTGGTACGGTTATGAACATCGAAATGCTCCATTAAGGCAGCGATATGATTACGGACTGTGTTTTCGCTCAATGATAGTTTGTCGGCAATATATTTATTACTGTGTCCCTCCGCCATGAGCGCTAACACTTCTAGCAAGCGTGTGCTTAGCATAGTTTTTGCTTCAGTAACGACGCGAGAAGGTTGGGTCTGCAGAGGTCTATTATTGTGTAAGCGGCTAAGAAGTAGCGATTGTACGGTTTTACAAATAACCGCAGAATCCGTGTTTTTATTCAAAAAACAACTGGCGCCTAACTCTAGGGCTCTATTGATATCTTCATGGTTACTAAGAGCAGATAGCAGCATGATACGGGCTTCAGGCCAGCGCTGCTGCAGAATAGTCATGCCATCAATACCATTAAGACCAGGCAGACAGATATCTAGCAAGATGACATCAATGGGCACTTCAATATCAGTCACATCGCTGATTTTTTCAATTTCAGTAATAACGGCTTTTATCTTGTTTTGTAAGATGAGCCTTAGGCCTGTTCGAAACAGAGCATGATCATCAATGAGTAATATGTTTTTTTGTATCTGATTATGAGTCATCGCACAATTCCATTTGTAGCGTTATTATTTTTATTTCATCCTTGAACCGATGTCATTATTGCTAGCTTCCGACTGTAATTAACTTCTACAATTTATAGGTTGCGCCTATGAGTAACAGCGAGAGTTATTTGCAGTATCTAACGAGATAGAGATTACAAATTAATGGTATTGAGTAGTACGTTTATACTATAACAAATATTGAATATATATATAATATACTACGAATATAGCATTATATGCATAGGTTTATGTAATATTCTCAACAATCGTTGTAGATTATGTTGATTAAAGAATATTGTTACCAGTTTATAAGCGAATGTTAAAAGGCCTTAGAGGCAAGTGAGGCTGAGAGGATGATTTCGATGGTCTTGGAGGCGTTGGATTTTATAGAGAAACAGCATCTATTTTGCAACGGTTATAGGTTCGATAGCTGCTTTATCATACTCAGCTTGCGCCGATGCCTGATTATTGGGAATAGGGGTAGTAGAGGATAGCGGCGGGCGAGTCTGAATAGATAAGGTATTATTTGCAGGGATAGAGCTTTGAGTATTAGCTTGGAGGTTTGGTTCAAAGGTTTGGTGCTGTTGAATCTGGCTTTGGTTACGTTTTTTGACTTCAGCGATAAGCTGTGAGAGCTGTTCGCTATCTTTCTCAATCTCAGCTTCTAAAGCATGGTATTCCTTAGTTTTATTAAGTTTATATTCAGTATTATTGCTCTGATCGGGTCCTATTGTTTGCTGTTCAGTGTTCGAACCTACTAAGTCTTCGGTTAAATACTTATTTTCTATTGGGATGTTTGCAGCTGTAGTAAGAGTTGATGATTGAGCAGCTCTTTTGGTACTTCTTTGCTCAGAATTAACTTGGATATTAGTAGCAGCCGTTCTGTTAGTCATCGTTGTTTCAGGATTAATACGGCTGATGTTGTCTTTGTTTTTTACTTTAAAGGTAGAAGGTTGAGAGATTGCAGGTAGTGGTTGTTCTGTTGCTAAAAATCTCGACCCCTTTTGCTCTATAGCTGAGGTGGTTACTGAGCTCTCATTAGGAGTTGCTAGAGGGGTTACTGCTGAAGGGTTCTTATTAAAAATAGTAAAATATACGATAGCTGCAATTAATAAGTGCAGTAATACTGCCAAGACAATAGCTATTGTAGCTCGGTCTTTTGTTTTTTTAGCTGAATGGATCGGAGCTAAAGGTTGTTTCATAAATCACTAATCCATTAGTTGATTTTATTTTTGAATATTTAAACTTATAACATATATCTTTTCATATATTTATTTATTTTTATATACAAGACTATTTTCATAGTATATTGTTAAAAGAATATTTAAAAGTAATTAATCAAATTTAAATGCTTTTTTTTATTAAATATAAGGCTTTACCAAAGCTAATGATGGTCTATTAGCAGGATCTGTCGATAAGGATATTGACTAAGATGCGGTACCATATAAAAAAAATAGCCCACCACCTATCTCTGAGTCTATTAACGATAGCAGTATCTAGCGCTGCTCTCGCCAATCCTGATATACCTGTCAATGCTCTAATCTATCAAGCCATTCAAACCCATCCATTAGTAGGTGCTGCCCGAGCAGAGCAACAAGCGACTACTGAAAGCATTCGTGCGGCTAAGCTTAGTCTTTTGCCTGCGCCCAGTTTGTCGTCAGGTTATGACCGTGATGACGGTATGATCTCCCAATTTCAGCTACGCCAATCATTATGGACCGGTGGCAAGCTAACCGCTAATGTCAACCAAGCTATATTTGATGATAGAGCCGCCACAGAATATATCTACGAACAACAAAACCAAGTCGCCAAAACTACTATAGAAGCGTGGCAAAGCTACGTCACTGCGGTGTCCAAACAGCGCGTCTATTATGAAAACCTGCAACTGCTCTCAGAGTTTGAAGCTATGATGCAGCGCCGAGTGAGTCAAGGGGTGTCTGCCCGTATCGAGATGGACTTGGTGACCAACCGTATTTTGCAAGAACAAAACTCTTACCAAGCGGCAGTCGAGCAGCAGCGTATTGCTATGGCACGGTTAGAGCAAATCACTGGTCGTAGATTAACGCCCACTGATATTCCAGCGCCCAACCTGAGCGAGCTGGTTAACCGAGCCAAAGGCTATTCGCAAGCTTTTGAAAAGATGGCGTTTGATCAGGCCAGTTTTTATAACCCGACGGTGGTAAAAGAGGAGTATCAAATCGAAGCCGCTAAGCAAGGGGTCAAGTCGTTGCAAGCCGCGCGTTATCCTACACTTTATGCGCAGTATGAGTACGACTATTATCATGAAGCTGATAACAAAGACAGTGAGGGCGAGTTCTCAGTAGGCTTGAGTTATGACCCGGGCGCCGGCTTCTCTAATCTAGCTTTGGCCAAAGCTTCAGCAGCTAGAGTGGATAGTTTGGGACAATCAAAAGAAGCCTCAAGGCGCTTGGTGTTAGAGAATATTCAAACCCAATATCAGCAGTTTGCCAGCTCAAAAGACCA
This sequence is a window from Psychrobacter jeotgali. Protein-coding genes within it:
- a CDS encoding response regulator, whose amino-acid sequence is MTHNQIQKNILLIDDHALFRTGLRLILQNKIKAVITEIEKISDVTDIEVPIDVILLDICLPGLNGIDGMTILQQRWPEARIMLLSALSNHEDINRALELGASCFLNKNTDSAVICKTVQSLLLSRLHNNRPLQTQPSRVVTEAKTMLSTRLLEVLALMAEGHSNKYIADKLSLSENTVRNHIAALMEHFDVHNRTKIILVAQQAGYLARQE
- a CDS encoding TolC family protein, which codes for MRYHIKKIAHHLSLSLLTIAVSSAALANPDIPVNALIYQAIQTHPLVGAARAEQQATTESIRAAKLSLLPAPSLSSGYDRDDGMISQFQLRQSLWTGGKLTANVNQAIFDDRAATEYIYEQQNQVAKTTIEAWQSYVTAVSKQRVYYENLQLLSEFEAMMQRRVSQGVSARIEMDLVTNRILQEQNSYQAAVEQQRIAMARLEQITGRRLTPTDIPAPNLSELVNRAKGYSQAFEKMAFDQASFYNPTVVKEEYQIEAAKQGVKSLQAARYPTLYAQYEYDYYHEADNKDSEGEFSVGLSYDPGAGFSNLALAKASAARVDSLGQSKEASRRLVLENIQTQYQQFASSKDQERSLIAAVAGAQIVVSSYRRQFIAGRKSWLEVLNAVREHSQYQAQLVDTRSSIIAAYYKLQVEFGMMSWQQFDQNRQPKPLFSPLDPVQNWLKRQDTVEQTADTVVVQPVVMQQPALVTYPYPVNNSSVAIYDTDYDTDASQTYGLPIANP